A region from the Diorhabda sublineata isolate icDioSubl1.1 chromosome X, icDioSubl1.1, whole genome shotgun sequence genome encodes:
- the LOC130451869 gene encoding host cell factor 1-like, translating into MYFFGDRVLVSTNNQESMCTNSLECSNLVRINWDEVDILVNPKASLSCARSSHCAIGIGNKIYIWSGEDTFHGECFQDLCFCEIIKPPASHCVKWVKATTKSTATTDGRTPTKNDLTEGAENVPLEQIEIKENEKLDLDMKSKCDPLNNLVLWKYVPNPTGLLPFPRHGHRAIAIKDLIFVFGGGDKRLFNDLMVYYIEKNIWLCPKITGNVPPECTAHGLVVDGTRLLVFGGLLENNQFSNDLYELKAQKWEWTKLAPKPPKSGPLPYPRFGHSFTLVKSKVYLFGGLANIDVPKFLNDLYTLNIRNSPLEWVIPQTKGSSPPPREFHTGVAYIDQKGHSFLVIYGGKNSLILGDLWVLNTETMSWMEPKTSGIAPLPRYFHTSTVIRNRMFVFGGRVSVGTFDQESECTNNLICLNLETMNWEGLVIQVDPKANLPCARSGHCAVGIETRIYIWSGQDMYQKECLQDLWFVDVDKPPAPTGLRWVTNFIFTWKNPLFVDCNMLEIEKVSLPSPPPYSPTMSPASSLGSTPESSRVSTPESTRASTPESSRASTLESSRAYIPESSQAYRPESSRAYIPKSSRASSTYKAESDTSEPEYLFAPHPNYKFIMMVARNEAIRKKQRKKSNSIKDKGILSKLKLSSAKSKIKIKVSSLIGKRPMPKSKAVLDSSTPNVKSIKKVKTKKK; encoded by the exons ATGTACTTTTTTGGAGATAGAGTTCTAGTTAGTACTAATAATCAAGAATCAATGTGTACCAATAGTTTGGAATGTTCAAATTTGGTAAGAATAAATTGGGATGAGGTAGATATTCTAGTTAACCCAAAAGCTAGTTTATCATGTGCCAGATCAAGTCATTGTGCAATTGGTATTGGAAATAAGATATATATTTGGTCAGGAGAGGATACGTTTCATGGG GAATGTTTCCAAGATTTgtgtttttgtgaaattattaaaccTCCTGCATCACATTGTGTTAAATGGGTTAAAGCAACTACAAAGAGTACAGCGACTACAGATGGGCGAACaccaacaaaaaatgatttgacAGAAGGTGCTGAAAATGTACCACTTGAACagattgaaataaaagaaaatgagaaattgGACTTGGACATGAAATCAAAATGTGATCCTTTGAATAACTTGGTACTGTGGAAATACGTACCTAATCCTACTGGACTTCTACCCTTTCCAAGACATGGACATCGAGCAATTGCGATTAAAGACTTGATATTTGTCTTCGGTGGCGGCGATAAACGCCTGTTTAACGATCTCATGGTATACTACATAG aaaaaaatatatggctTTGTCCCAAGATTACAGGGAATGTACCCCCAGAATGTACTGCACATGGTTTGGTAGTAGATGGAACTAGGCTGTTAGTGTTTGGAGGATTgttagaaaataatcaatttagtAATGATCTGTATGAATTGAAG GCACAAAAATGGGAATGGACAAAATTGGCACCAAAGCCTCCAAAATCCGGGCCTCTTCCTTATCCACGATTCGGACACAGTTTTACATtagtaaaatcaaaagtataCTTATTCGGTGGTTTGGCTAATATTGATGTTCCGAAATTCTTGAATGATCTTTACACTTTAAATATTCGCAATAGCCCTTTGGAATGGGTTATCCCTCAGACAAAAGGGTCATCACCTCCTCCTAGAGAATTTCATACTGGGGTGGCTTACATTGACCAAAAAGGTCATTCATTCCTAGTTATTTATGGCGGAAAGAACAGTTTAATATTAGGAGACTTATGGGTTCTAAATACAGAAACCATGTCTTGGATGGAGCCAAAAACATCTGGGATAGCTCCTCTTCCAAGATATTTCCACACATCTACTGTAATTAGAAACAGAATGTTTGTTTTTGGAGGTAGAGTTTCAGTTGGTACTTTCGATCAAGAATCAGAGtgcacaaataatttaatatgtttGAATTTGGAAACAATGAATTGGGAAGGTCTAGTCATTCAAGTTGACCCAAAGGCTAATCTACCGTGTGCTAGATCAGGTCATTGTGCAGTTGGGATTGAAACTAGGATCTACATTTGGTCAGGACAAGACATGTACCAAAAG GAATGTCTCCAAGATTTATGGTTTGTTGACGTAGATAAACCTCCAGCACCAACTGGATTAAGATGGgttacaaatttcatatttacatGGAAGAATCCCTTATTTGTTGATTGTAACATGCTTGAG atTGAAAAAGTTAGCTTGCCATCGCCTCCGCCCTATTCTCCAACGATGTCACCAGCATCTTCACTAGGATCTACACCAGAATCATCACGAGTATCTACACCCGAATCAACACGAGCATCTACACCCGAATCATCACGAGCATCTACACTCGAATCATCACGAGCATATATACCAGAATCATCACAAGCATATAGACCAGAATCATCACGAGCATATATACCAAAATCATCACGAGCGTCATCAACATATAAAGCCGAATCAGATACATCAGAACCTGAATATCTGTTTGCACCACATCCAAACTATAAGTTTATTATGATGGTAGCGCGCAATGAGGctataagaaaaaaacagagGAAAAAATCGAATTCTATAAAAGATAAAGGTATATTATCGAAACTAAAACTTTCCTCagcaaaatcaaaaataaagataaaagttTCTTCCTTAATTGGGAAACGTCCTATGCCTAAGAGTAAAGCGGTACTTGACAGTTCAACGCCTAAtgtaaaatcaattaaaaaagttaaaacaaagaaaaagtga